A portion of the Pseudarthrobacter sp. L1SW genome contains these proteins:
- a CDS encoding acyltransferase family protein, with product MSRTAGSGGPPAAAAGTGRLAFVDVLRVLIISMVIIHHAAQAYGETGGFWPVEDQATSDWFVPFYTVNAAVGLGLLFLVAGYFLPGSYERKGPRRFLRERWVRIGVPLVFFVVAVNVPLAYLASGSPAPGEFVRSLYDGAWQGAYLHLWFLAHLLLYSAAYVLLVGRIRRLRPAAPGGPRRTLPPPGHRAILAFAAALVLVTWVVRWWFPVDDWVPLFFVIPAEPANLAQYVSLFVLGILAYRNDWFRRIPRHIGFTWLAVGLIASAAIFSLQAFHLWNVATATGGLDGRSLVRVFLETMVCAGLSVGLVVTSRELFHRPVRLLAAMAAASYAAYILHIFVVVGLQVAILQANWPARAKFLLVAVLGVVVSFGLGHISRSVPGLRILLGTVPERRRAV from the coding sequence ATGTCCCGAACAGCTGGGTCCGGCGGGCCACCTGCCGCCGCCGCCGGGACAGGCCGACTGGCCTTCGTGGACGTCCTGAGGGTGCTGATCATCTCCATGGTGATCATCCACCACGCCGCCCAGGCGTACGGGGAGACCGGCGGCTTCTGGCCCGTGGAAGACCAGGCCACCAGCGACTGGTTCGTCCCGTTCTACACGGTGAACGCGGCCGTGGGCCTGGGCCTGTTGTTCCTGGTGGCCGGCTACTTCCTGCCCGGCTCTTATGAGCGCAAGGGTCCGCGCCGGTTCCTTAGGGAACGGTGGGTCCGCATCGGGGTGCCGCTCGTTTTCTTCGTTGTGGCAGTCAACGTTCCGCTCGCCTACCTGGCGTCCGGAAGTCCCGCTCCGGGGGAGTTCGTTAGGTCCCTCTACGACGGCGCGTGGCAGGGCGCCTACCTCCACCTGTGGTTCCTGGCCCACCTCCTCCTCTACTCGGCCGCCTATGTCCTGCTGGTGGGCCGCATCCGCCGGCTGCGCCCGGCCGCACCAGGGGGCCCGCGGCGGACACTGCCCCCGCCTGGCCACCGGGCCATCCTGGCCTTCGCAGCGGCCCTGGTCCTGGTCACCTGGGTTGTCCGGTGGTGGTTTCCCGTTGATGACTGGGTGCCGCTGTTCTTCGTCATTCCAGCGGAGCCCGCCAACCTCGCCCAGTACGTGAGCCTGTTCGTTTTGGGCATCCTGGCCTACCGGAACGACTGGTTCCGGCGGATCCCGCGCCACATCGGCTTCACCTGGCTGGCGGTGGGCCTCATTGCGTCCGCGGCCATCTTCTCCCTGCAGGCCTTCCATCTCTGGAATGTTGCCACCGCGACGGGAGGGCTTGATGGGCGGTCGCTGGTGCGGGTCTTCCTGGAGACGATGGTGTGCGCCGGCCTGTCCGTGGGCCTGGTGGTCACGTCCCGGGAGCTCTTCCACCGTCCCGTACGGCTGCTGGCAGCGATGGCCGCCGCCAGCTATGCCGCGTACATCCTCCACATCTTTGTCGTGGTGGGCCTCCAGGTGGCCATCCTGCAGGCCAATTGGCCGGCCAGGGCTAAGTTCCTCCTGGTTGCCGTGCTCGGCGTCGTGGTTTCCTTTGGCCTGGGCCACATTTCCCGCTCGGTGCCGGGACTGCGGATACTGCTTGGCACCGTCCCGGAGCGCCGGCGGGCAGTCTGA